The window TCAGCAGCTTAAACAGCGGCTGAGAAATAAACCACAGCCAACCGTAATCCACTGTCAGGTCCAGATGCGGCGCGACAGCAGCCATCTTGTCCTGAATTTCCGGGCCGACCCACAGGGTGGCGTTCAGATTCTGTTGACTGCCCGCGGCAACCACAACTGGCGCAGCCTTGAAGCCAATCGCAGCCTGACCGTTGCCCAGCTTATTGGTATAGAACGTATTCGCGCCTGCCGTCGTCGGAATCCACGCGGTTGCGAAGTACTGTTGCAGCATCGCCACCCAACCACTGTTGGTTGTGATATTCAGATTTTCGTCCATGTCGCTGAAGCTGTACTTTTTGTACTTGTCTTCGCTGGAAGAAAACGCCGCGCCACGGTAGGTGTGCAGTGCAAAGTTGCTGCTGCCGGTGTCACGGTGCTTAGGCAAGTCGATAGACTGTTTTAACTGACCGAACAGCGTGAGTTCCAGAGGCTGAGCGCTGGTGTTGTTGACGCTGTAGTCAACGTTCAGTGCATAGTCGCCACGTTTCAGAACAAACGTTTTGGTATAGGTTACGCCGTCCGCAGCGGTGTACGTCATCGGAATGCGCAGTTCGTTCTGGCCATCAGCCAGCTCGAAGCTATCTTGTGTGGTGGTAAACAGCGGACGCGGGCCGTTAGCCGGGTTGTCCGGGCCGTTTTTGCCGGTCAAACCGCTCTGAGCCTGATAGACAAACTCTGATGTGGTTTCCAGCAGATGGAAAGGTTTATCTGAACCCAATGTATCCGGGTAAGCCAGCAGGTGCGCTTGCTCGACGTCGCCGCCACGCGTGTTGATGGTCAGCGACAGCACGTCGGTTTTCACCGTGATCAGTTTGCCTTGACCGCTAGCCGGTACGCCCTGGTTGGTAGCATCACCGGTCACTGCGTTCGTCGCCTGCTGTATGGCCTGCGTGGTTGCTGGCGGATTTTTATCCGTTTCCCAAGCCTGCCAAAGCATAAAGGTTACGAATAGCAGAGCGATGAGAAGAAGATTGCGTTGCGAATCCATCGTTAATGTTCTCTGTTATTGTCGGTTTTTGGCGGTACGGGATCATCACCACCAGGGTTCAAAGGATGGCATTTTAATACGCGTTTAAGCGTCAACCAACAGCCTTTTATCATGCCGAACCTGCGTATTGCTTCAATCCCGTATTGCGAGCACGTTGGCCGGAACCGGCAATGTGGTCCGAGTAACGGGCTGATAACGAGTTGATAACCACGTATCAACCCGATCAGGAGTCGGGAGCCAAACGACGGTGCCGACGCCATAGTTTTTCCAATGCTTCCGTCAGGGTGCGGTTATCCAGCTCAGATACCCCTTTTTTCACGAGCACGACAAAATCCATTGCAGGCAATGAATGTTGATGCAGGCGAAAGCTTTCGCGCGTCAGGCGTTTAATCCGATTGCGTTCATGAGCACGTTTTACATGCTTTTTGGCGACGGTAAGACCGATG is drawn from Pectobacterium aroidearum and contains these coding sequences:
- the yidC gene encoding membrane protein insertase YidC, with product MDSQRNLLLIALLFVTFMLWQAWETDKNPPATTQAIQQATNAVTGDATNQGVPASGQGKLITVKTDVLSLTINTRGGDVEQAHLLAYPDTLGSDKPFHLLETTSEFVYQAQSGLTGKNGPDNPANGPRPLFTTTQDSFELADGQNELRIPMTYTAADGVTYTKTFVLKRGDYALNVDYSVNNTSAQPLELTLFGQLKQSIDLPKHRDTGSSNFALHTYRGAAFSSSEDKYKKYSFSDMDENLNITTNSGWVAMLQQYFATAWIPTTAGANTFYTNKLGNGQAAIGFKAAPVVVAAGSQQNLNATLWVGPEIQDKMAAVAPHLDLTVDYGWLWFISQPLFKLLKFLHGFIGNWGFSIIAITFIVRGVMYPLTKAQYTSMAKMRLLQPKLQAMRERIGDDKQRMSQEMMALYKSEKVNPLGGCFPLLIQMPIFLALYYMLMGSVELRHAPFALWIHDLSAQDPYYILPILMGVTMFFIQKMSPTTVTDPMQQKIMTYMPVIFTVFFLWFPSGLVMYYIVSNLVTILQQQLIYRGLEKRGLHSREKK
- the yidD gene encoding membrane protein insertion efficiency factor YidD — its product is MASAPSFGSRLLIGLIRGYQLVISPLLGPHCRFRPTCSQYGIEAIRRFGMIKGCWLTLKRVLKCHPLNPGGDDPVPPKTDNNREH
- the rnpA gene encoding ribonuclease P protein component → MVKLAFPRELRLLTPSHFTFVFQQPQRAGTPQITILGRLNSLGHPRIGLTVAKKHVKRAHERNRIKRLTRESFRLHQHSLPAMDFVVLVKKGVSELDNRTLTEALEKLWRRHRRLAPDS